CCTCTCTGCGTTCGGCGCGGTCTAACGGTAAGGTGGATATGTTTAGAAGTTCATGGATAGCCGATTATTTAGATGCCGAAAACTACTTATCCATTTTCTACAGTAAAAACTTTGCTCCTCATGGATCCAATTATTTTCATTTTAAAAATGACACATTCGATCAATTGTACAATAAAGCTTTTACAATAACCGATATTGAAGAAAGGAAAAGAATTTACACGACTATGGATTCCATAGCTATGGATAAAGCTCTTATGGTACCGTTATATTACGATGAAGTGATTCGTTTTACGAGAAAAAATGTAGAAGGTCTAGATGTAAACCCTATCAATTTACTCGACCTTAAATTTGTAAAAAAGACATTCTAAACATCTTGCAATCGCTTCTCAATAACCACCCCGTGCACCATTAAATAAACACCTGTGGCATAAAAAAACATGATACTAAAATCCTTATATGGCACATCTGTTTTAAAGGTTTTAATAACCATAATACCTTCGGAAATCATATAACATATCACACCAAAAAACACCAATAAATAACTTTTTCGATCGACCACCTCTTTACGTAAGTAAGCAAACTGACAGAGTAGTAATGAAATAAAATAACTAATTAACGTAGGTAGAAAAAAATCTCCTAAATCTTCATAAATAAAACTCACTAATCCAACGGTGTAAATAAAAATGACCACAGAAAAAGGAATTAAGGGACGTACTTTAAAGTCTGCCTTATGAGAAAAGCGAAAACATAAAAACAATTTTGCCACAGAATAAATAAACAAGCTACTTATTAAAAGAAATATGTTTTCGTGGTCGATAATTAAAAAATCGGCTATAAAAAAACAAACTAAGGCAAGCATAGTCCAAAGAAAATTATGCTTTAAAGCAGCCTTTTTATTAAAAAAATAGTACGCGATAAGAAGCCCTAAAACCCAGGGTTTCGACAGATACCGATAGGGAAATGCTGGAAGATTAATTTTCACAGCCGTATCAATTATCAATACTATAAAGAATAAGATCGCAAATTTATTTTTATCTCGTATGATATGCAGCATAACATTTAATTTCGTTCTCTTTTTTATAAAACCTAAATAA
This genomic interval from Tamlana carrageenivorans contains the following:
- a CDS encoding lysoplasmalogenase family protein, whose product is MLHIIRDKNKFAILFFIVLIIDTAVKINLPAFPYRYLSKPWVLGLLIAYYFFNKKAALKHNFLWTMLALVCFFIADFLIIDHENIFLLISSLFIYSVAKLFLCFRFSHKADFKVRPLIPFSVVIFIYTVGLVSFIYEDLGDFFLPTLISYFISLLLCQFAYLRKEVVDRKSYLLVFFGVICYMISEGIMVIKTFKTDVPYKDFSIMFFYATGVYLMVHGVVIEKRLQDV